One window of Catonella massiliensis genomic DNA carries:
- a CDS encoding bactofilin family protein: MSFFKDLKEDVGVMGDFENDDNQMVDTLSGSSSDDFDEFNLSEEDALGVDDDMIEKMQDEDSLNLENEEVAAEDNVYSEPEYQETAYVEESEPETTDEEETFPATENNLYTGDIGADTVTVESHPGEIAESDGSTTVISKGTVIQGSIVSDGSLDVYGTVNGDISCLGKLSISGAVKGKSSAAEVYLHTNKLDGGITSKGCVKIAAGTVVIGDIAASSCVVAGAVKGNLDVNGPVVVDSTAVIKGNISSKGIQINSGAVIDGFCALPYASVDIDSFFGDEVDA, from the coding sequence ATGAGTTTTTTTAAGGATTTAAAGGAAGATGTTGGAGTTATGGGAGACTTTGAGAATGATGACAATCAGATGGTTGACACTTTAAGTGGCAGTAGTTCTGATGATTTTGATGAGTTTAATCTCTCTGAAGAGGACGCACTTGGTGTGGACGATGATATGATTGAAAAGATGCAGGATGAGGATAGCTTAAATCTTGAAAACGAAGAAGTGGCTGCCGAAGATAATGTATATTCTGAGCCTGAATATCAGGAGACTGCTTATGTAGAAGAGAGTGAGCCTGAAACAACAGATGAAGAAGAGACTTTCCCTGCTACAGAGAATAACCTTTATACAGGTGACATAGGAGCAGATACTGTTACTGTTGAAAGCCATCCGGGCGAGATTGCTGAATCTGACGGAAGCACAACAGTTATATCAAAGGGAACTGTGATACAGGGAAGCATTGTTTCTGACGGTTCTCTAGATGTATATGGTACTGTTAACGGAGATATCAGCTGTCTTGGCAAGCTTTCAATCTCAGGTGCAGTTAAGGGTAAATCTTCAGCTGCTGAGGTATACTTACATACTAACAAGCTTGACGGCGGAATTACAAGTAAGGGCTGCGTTAAGATTGCTGCAGGTACTGTGGTTATCGGTGATATTGCTGCTTCTTCCTGTGTAGTTGCAGGTGCAGTTAAGGGCAACTTAGATGTAAATGGACCTGTTGTTGTTGATTCTACAGCTGTAATCAAAGGTAATATCAGCTCTAAAGGAATCCAGATTAACAGTGGTGCAGTTATTGACGGTTTCTGTGCACTTCCTTATGCATCAGTTGATATTGATTCTTTCTTTGGTGATGAGGTTGACGCTTAA
- a CDS encoding polysaccharide deacetylase family protein has translation MDKDNKDEKNENSHISRKLLILIVVILFLIPTVLCVVLFVKYNKLSDEIDRIRQLKIERILVAQKRNSETEMLASMLRFAQFEADKKKALMLKAEEEERIRTARGRVYLTFDDGPSENTEDVLKILKKNDIKATFFVIGRTDKKSLEMYKKIVNDGHTIAMHSYTHNYGLIYASLKNFKKDYYAISDLIYNTTGVRCKYYRFPGGSSNSVSKIDMSLPIKFLRDEGVEYVDWNVMSGDAVRISLSDKVLYKNVMAGVHSMKNSVVLMHDSLARGTTVRALPKIIKSLKKENYLILPIDETTPVVHHRIRKFS, from the coding sequence ATGGATAAGGACAATAAAGACGAAAAAAATGAGAATAGTCACATCTCTAGAAAGCTCTTAATCCTGATTGTTGTTATCCTGTTTCTTATACCAACTGTTTTATGCGTTGTATTGTTTGTAAAATACAACAAATTAAGCGATGAGATTGATAGAATCAGACAGCTTAAAATAGAGCGTATCCTGGTTGCACAAAAGAGGAATTCTGAAACAGAGATGCTTGCATCTATGTTAAGATTTGCTCAGTTTGAAGCCGATAAGAAAAAGGCTCTCATGCTTAAAGCAGAAGAGGAAGAACGAATAAGGACAGCAAGAGGAAGAGTTTATCTTACATTTGATGACGGACCTTCTGAAAATACGGAAGATGTTCTCAAAATACTAAAGAAAAATGATATTAAAGCTACTTTTTTTGTCATTGGAAGGACCGATAAGAAGTCTCTTGAGATGTACAAAAAAATAGTAAATGATGGCCACACGATTGCAATGCATTCGTATACCCACAACTATGGCTTGATATATGCATCTCTAAAGAATTTTAAGAAAGATTATTATGCTATAAGTGATCTCATTTACAATACTACAGGAGTAAGATGTAAATATTACCGTTTCCCGGGTGGAAGCAGTAATTCTGTATCAAAGATTGATATGAGCTTACCTATAAAATTTCTTAGAGATGAGGGTGTTGAGTATGTAGACTGGAATGTGATGAGTGGAGATGCTGTACGAATATCTTTGTCTGACAAAGTGCTGTATAAAAATGTCATGGCTGGTGTTCATAGTATGAAAAACTCTGTAGTACTTATGCATGACTCGCTGGCTAGAGGAACCACGGTTAGAGCTTTACCGAAAATCATAAAAAGCTTAAAAAAAGAGAACTACCTTATATTGCCTATAGATGAGACTACTCCTGTAGTACATCATAGAATAAGGAAGTTTAGTTAA
- a CDS encoding polysaccharide deacetylase family protein, producing MRHNEKAGNIFSCLSALLFVIVSAFVFNVLIADFVSPDTAIAANRNFSAIKTGKATKKSTNKTSKTKKKIHQKTAYLTFDDGPSVNTDKVLDILDRYKIKATFFVVGRTDKASIRRYKEIVKRGHNIGLHSLTHNYKLVYASLDSFKKDVYAIRDIVKKYTGVDSKIYRFPGGSSNGVAKINMHKAIKWIRSAGYQYFDWNLGGTDAAYPPPSANAIYNAIAMYAGSNTDKIVLLHDSKDKVNTLRALPRIIELLKREGYRFAKITKNTKPVHHRVNPKYKIK from the coding sequence GTGAGACACAACGAGAAGGCTGGAAATATATTTTCCTGCTTATCAGCTTTGTTGTTTGTAATTGTATCAGCTTTTGTTTTTAATGTTCTGATTGCGGACTTTGTATCACCGGACACAGCTATAGCAGCTAACCGCAACTTTAGTGCCATTAAGACTGGTAAAGCAACAAAGAAATCCACAAATAAAACAAGTAAAACAAAGAAAAAGATACATCAAAAAACAGCATATTTAACTTTTGATGACGGGCCAAGCGTTAATACCGATAAAGTCTTGGATATCCTTGATAGGTACAAGATAAAAGCTACGTTTTTTGTAGTAGGGAGAACAGATAAGGCATCAATTAGAAGGTATAAAGAGATAGTTAAAAGAGGACATAACATAGGTCTTCACTCTTTAACTCACAACTATAAACTTGTATATGCAAGTCTTGATTCATTTAAGAAAGATGTATATGCTATCAGGGATATAGTCAAAAAATACACCGGAGTTGATTCCAAGATATACAGATTTCCCGGCGGAAGCAGTAATGGAGTCGCAAAGATAAATATGCATAAAGCCATAAAGTGGATAAGGTCAGCAGGATATCAGTATTTTGACTGGAATCTTGGAGGTACCGATGCCGCATATCCGCCACCATCTGCCAATGCAATATACAATGCGATAGCTATGTATGCAGGAAGCAATACAGATAAGATTGTACTCCTGCACGATTCAAAGGATAAAGTAAATACCTTAAGAGCCTTGCCAAGAATCATTGAGCTTCTTAAAAGAGAAGGATATAGATTTGCCAAGATTACAAAGAACACAAAACCCGTTCACCACAGAGTGAATCCAAAATACAAAATAAAATAA
- a CDS encoding galactokinase yields the protein MKDRLYEGFRKYYGDSNGAELFFSPGRVNLIGEHTDYNGGHVFPCALTMGTYALVRKRGDNKMNFVSLNFNNAEVTTVELPELSYQKKNGWANYLIGVVWAFLGKGYKIDKGFDLAMLGNIPSGAGLSSSASIEVLMGTALKYLYDIDIDMVEIAKIGQTSENQFNGMNCGIMDQFAVAMGKKDNAIFLDTADLSYEYAPVKLKDAKVLITNSHVKHSLVDSAYNDRRNESTAALKALQTKLNISGLGDLTEEEFEENQYLITDEVQRKRAKHAVYENQRTIKAVNALKNNDIETFGKLMNASHISLRDDYEVSCPEVDKLVEIAWNIPGVIGSRITGGGFGGCTVSIVKNDAIENFRKEVISKYKEATGIDAEIYEAEIGDGAGRIQ from the coding sequence ATGAAGGACAGACTTTATGAAGGATTTAGGAAATATTATGGAGATTCCAATGGGGCAGAGCTTTTCTTTTCACCGGGACGTGTGAATCTGATTGGAGAGCATACTGATTATAACGGCGGGCATGTATTTCCTTGTGCCCTTACCATGGGAACCTATGCCCTGGTAAGGAAACGAGGTGACAATAAGATGAACTTTGTTTCGCTAAACTTTAACAATGCTGAAGTTACAACTGTAGAACTTCCTGAGCTTTCATATCAGAAAAAGAACGGCTGGGCTAACTACCTGATAGGAGTGGTTTGGGCATTCTTAGGGAAAGGATATAAGATTGATAAGGGCTTTGACCTTGCTATGCTTGGTAATATTCCTTCGGGTGCCGGACTTTCATCTTCTGCATCCATAGAAGTCCTTATGGGTACAGCTCTTAAATATTTGTACGATATTGATATCGACATGGTAGAGATAGCAAAGATAGGACAAACTTCAGAAAACCAATTCAACGGTATGAACTGCGGTATTATGGATCAGTTTGCAGTGGCTATGGGCAAAAAGGACAACGCCATATTCTTAGATACAGCGGACTTGTCCTATGAATATGCGCCTGTGAAGCTAAAGGACGCCAAGGTGCTTATCACAAACAGCCATGTAAAGCACAGCTTGGTAGACTCTGCCTACAATGACAGAAGAAATGAAAGTACAGCTGCGCTTAAGGCACTTCAAACCAAGCTTAATATCTCCGGACTTGGCGACTTAACAGAGGAAGAATTTGAAGAGAACCAATATCTTATAACCGATGAGGTTCAGAGAAAAAGAGCAAAGCACGCGGTTTATGAAAATCAGCGTACAATAAAGGCTGTAAATGCTCTTAAAAATAATGATATTGAGACCTTTGGCAAACTTATGAATGCTTCACATATATCGCTAAGAGATGATTATGAGGTATCTTGCCCAGAGGTTGACAAGTTGGTCGAGATTGCTTGGAATATACCTGGGGTGATTGGCTCAAGAATAACAGGCGGTGGTTTTGGTGGCTGTACAGTCAGTATAGTTAAAAACGATGCAATTGAGAATTTTAGAAAAGAAGTCATTTCAAAGTATAAAGAGGCTACAGGTATCGATGCTGAGATATACGAGGCAGAGATAGGCGATGGTGCAGGAAGGATTCAGTAA
- a CDS encoding arginase, producing the protein MLCLHNFTGVYEKQDFYKDYPHKLFDDKALCGVRGYMDEEARKYLLEEIKVRSKLTSIHLLDSGNYHHLSRVYLDLIKEPYNLVVYDNHTDMQFSAFGNILSCGSWIADAYETLHNLNKIIVVGAKSSYIEECAFKKDKRVVFADSISDVYLESLLPIYISIDKDVLSANEFISDWDQGNMSLAVLKKEMEFLTDRFRIIGTDICGEPDICDDINISLSNNINKELVNIFVDILY; encoded by the coding sequence ATGCTCTGTCTTCATAATTTTACCGGAGTCTATGAAAAGCAGGATTTTTACAAGGATTATCCTCATAAGTTATTTGATGACAAAGCTTTATGTGGAGTAAGGGGATATATGGATGAAGAAGCTAGAAAATATCTTCTTGAGGAAATAAAAGTGAGGTCAAAGCTTACTTCCATCCACCTCCTAGACTCCGGTAATTATCACCACTTAAGCCGGGTTTACCTTGATTTGATTAAGGAACCCTACAATCTTGTGGTGTATGATAACCATACGGATATGCAGTTTTCAGCCTTTGGAAATATATTGTCCTGTGGTTCTTGGATAGCTGATGCATATGAAACTCTTCATAATCTTAATAAAATTATAGTAGTTGGAGCAAAAAGCAGCTACATAGAGGAATGTGCATTTAAAAAAGACAAGAGAGTTGTTTTTGCAGATAGTATAAGTGATGTATATTTAGAAAGCCTGCTTCCTATCTACATTTCGATAGATAAAGATGTGCTTTCTGCAAATGAATTCATATCTGACTGGGATCAGGGAAATATGTCACTAGCTGTGCTTAAGAAAGAGATGGAATTTTTAACAGACAGATTCCGCATTATAGGAACAGATATCTGTGGGGAGCCTGATATCTGCGACGATATCAATATTAGTTTAAGTAATAATATAAATAAAGAATTGGTAAATATATTTGTAGATATTTTATATTAA